Sequence from the Deinococcus arcticus genome:
TTCGGCCCCGACTTCCTGAGCAAGGGCCAGGAAGGCAAGTGGGACCTGGCCATGTATGCCTGGACCGGCAACCCCATCTTTGAAGAAGGCAACCTGTTCAAGGGCGAGGGCATTCCCACCGCCGCCAACGGCTACGCCGGCCAGAACAACGCGGGCTGGAACAACGCCGAGTACAACCGCCTGCACAAGCAGGCGCAGGTGGAATTCAACCTCGCGGACCGCATCAAGCTCTTTGACCGCATGCAGGCCATCTGGAACAGCGAGGTGCCGGCCCTGCCGCTGTACTACCGCGTGAACGTGTACACCAAGGTGCCGGGTCTGGTGAACTACACCTTCAGCGCCTACACCCTGTACCCCAGCTGGAACTCGGCCAAGATCGGCTGGGCCTCCAGAGGCGCCGCCGAGGAGTACAAGCAGAAGTAAGCCGGTTCTGCCGGGGGCGCCCAGGCACCGCCTGCGTGCCCCCGGCCACCCGGAGCGGGAAGCCTCGCCACTGCGGCGGCGCTTCCCGCCTTTCTTGGGCCCCGGCCCACCGTTTAGAGGACACATATGGGAACCTACGCACTTCGCCGCGTTCTGCAGATGATTCCGCTGCTGCTGGTCATCAGCCTGCTGATCTTTATGCTCACTGCCCTGCAGCCGGGCGATCCGGTGGATCAACTGGTGTTTGGCAACAGCAACATCACCCCCGAAGACATTGCCCGCCTGAAGGCCGCTTACGGCCTGGATCAGCCCTGGTACACCCGCTATTTCTTCTGGCTCAAAGAGGCCGTTACTGGTAATTTCGGATACTCCCAGGACCACGGTATTCCCGCCCTGGACTTTGTGTTCCAGAACCGCCTGCCCAACACCCTGCTGCTGACTGTTCCCGCCCTGCTGCTGAGCACCCTTATTGCGGTGCCGCTGGGTATTTTCAGTGCCGTGCGCCAGTATTCCCTCTTGGACTACGTGCTGACGTTCTTCGCCTTTGTGGCTGTCAGCGCGCCGGTGTTCTGGGTGGGCGCCCTGGCCATGTATTTCTTTGCCATCTTTCTGCCGCAGGCCACGGGTGGGCTGGTGGCGCTGCCGCCCGGCGGCCTGGGCGGCGACCTGCCCCCAGAGGCGGGCTGGCTGGCCGTGACCCTGGACAAGATCAAGTACCTCTTGCTGCCGCTGATGATTCTGATGCTGCGCGAGATCGCCGTGACCCTGCGCTTCATGCGCGCCAACATGCTTGAAACCCTCACGCAGGACTATGTGCGCACCGCCCGCGCCAAGGGGCTGGCCGACCGCCGGGTGCTCTACAAGCACGCGCTGCGCAACGCGGTCACGCCCATCGTGACCCTGATGGGGCTGGCGATTCCCGGCCTGTTCGGCGGCGCCGTGATTACCGAGAACGTGTTCTCCTGGCCCGGGATGGGCAAGGCCATTCTGGACGCCCTGGTCAGCAAGGATTTCAACGTGGTGATGGTCTGCCTGATGCTGCTGGCCCTGCTGACCGTGGTGTTTCAGCTTCTGACCGACCTTGCTTACGGTCTGGTTGACCCCCGCGTGCGGTACTCGTGAGGACCTGCCCATGACCACGACTGTTCCTGCTGCTCCGCCCCGTGCCCAGAGCCGTTCCACCATGAGCATTGCCATGCGCCGCCTGCGCAAGCACAAGGCTGCCATGGTCAGCCTGGTGGTGATTGCCCTACTGATTCTGACGGCGATCTTCGCGCCCTGGATTGCCCCCTACGACCCCAACGAACAGGACCTGACGGGTTTCTTTGCGCCGCCCGGCCCCCAGCATGTGCTGGGGCAGGATGAACTGGGCCGCGATCTGCTCTCGCGCATCGTGTACGGCAGCCGCGTTAGCCTGCTGGTGGGCT
This genomic interval carries:
- a CDS encoding ABC transporter permease; translated protein: MGTYALRRVLQMIPLLLVISLLIFMLTALQPGDPVDQLVFGNSNITPEDIARLKAAYGLDQPWYTRYFFWLKEAVTGNFGYSQDHGIPALDFVFQNRLPNTLLLTVPALLLSTLIAVPLGIFSAVRQYSLLDYVLTFFAFVAVSAPVFWVGALAMYFFAIFLPQATGGLVALPPGGLGGDLPPEAGWLAVTLDKIKYLLLPLMILMLREIAVTLRFMRANMLETLTQDYVRTARAKGLADRRVLYKHALRNAVTPIVTLMGLAIPGLFGGAVITENVFSWPGMGKAILDALVSKDFNVVMVCLMLLALLTVVFQLLTDLAYGLVDPRVRYS